A genomic window from Populus nigra chromosome 7, ddPopNigr1.1, whole genome shotgun sequence includes:
- the LOC133699652 gene encoding BURP domain protein RD22-like, with protein MSPAISGAPFLIFFLTLSLHISFPTAVRLPTKVPSFLPGDNSPPTEKYWFSRLPNTPLPKALRDTLQPGYYPSVIRDFANGQNISVDAREKYGKHYGVDSHKQTAKSALPDSTIFYLYNDVHPGKKMKLLFTNSGTKVSFLPRRVAESIPFSSDKFPEILKYFSLQVNSEEAEIISDEIGYCESPNMEGEEKYCATSLESLIDFNVARLGQNVQVLSTEPGKKQEYTVSAKAEMRGEHKAAVCHKIRYPYAVHYCHVIEGTEVYVVPLIAADGAEVKAVTVCHLNTSAWSPEHMAFEVLKIKPGPAVCHFLATDTLIWVPKKDQDMTP; from the coding sequence ATGTCTCCAGCCATTTCTGGTGCTCCATTCCTGATCTTCTTTCTAACTCTCTCCCTCCACATTTCCTTTCCCACTGCTGTCCGTTTACCAACCAAAGTGCCCAGCTTCCTCCCGGGCGATAATTCTCCACCCACTGAGAAGTATTGGTTCTCAAGGTTGCCCAACACTCCATTGCCAAAAGCCCTTCGAGATACTCTACAACCTGGTTATTATCCTTCAGTGATCAGAGATTTCGCTAATGGCCAAAACATTAGCGTTGATGCTCGTGAAAAATATGGAAAACACTATGGAGTAGATAGCCATAAACAAACTGCAAAATCTGCTCTCCCCGACTCAACAATATTCTACTTGTACAACGATGTCCATCCCggtaaaaagatgaaattactTTTTACTAACAGCGGAACCAAGGTTAGTTTCTTGCCTCGTCGAGTCGCAGAGTCTATACCATTTTCAAGTGACAAATTTCCGGAGATTTTGAAGTACTTTTCTCTACAAGTCAACTCGGAAGAGGCTGAGATTATCAGTGATGAAATAGGATACTGCGAGAGCCCGAACatggaaggagaagaaaaatattgtgcTACATCTCTAGAgtcattaattgattttaatgttgCGAGGCTTGGCCAAAATGTTCAGGTACTCTCAACTGAACCAGGCAAGAAGCAAGAGTATACTGTTTCGGCAAAAGCGGAAATGAGGGGAGAACATAAAGCAGCGGTGTGTCATAAGATCAGATATCCTTATGCAGTACATTATTGCCATGTAATCGAAGGCACAGAGGTTTATGTGGTTCCATTAATCGCTGCTGATGGCGCAGAAGTGAAAGCGGTAACCGTATGCCACCTGAACACATCAGCTTGGAGTCCAGAGCATATGGCCTTTGAAGTTCTCAAAATTAAACCAGGACCGGCTGTTTGTCACTTTCTGGCTACTGATACTCTTATTTGGGTTCCAAAAAAGGATCAAGACATGACTCCATGA